The following are encoded in a window of Bacillota bacterium genomic DNA:
- a CDS encoding zinc ribbon domain-containing protein, which yields MYCRHCGARLPPEYKFCPACGKETAARLDNPETGPTDVPVPPPPSRSDESVSAYEVQAQVNPTDDNLPGRIDWTISVPIFRNPLIMKQLGLAIGIPAALVVILLLFLTGRDIYTFYAMGLIVALLFFTWLFITLVYRGRYDAEFVLDGKGALCQTQSGQAQKNRIVNTLAVLFGFLSGKPATAGAGMLAAARQRVLLRWERLTKIKYYPRSHIILLRSGLMENIALFCTRDNYPMVEQFVLEKTKHLRTD from the coding sequence ATGTACTGTCGTCATTGTGGTGCCAGACTGCCGCCGGAATACAAATTTTGCCCGGCCTGCGGCAAGGAAACCGCGGCCCGGCTTGACAACCCGGAAACGGGGCCAACCGACGTCCCCGTTCCTCCTCCGCCATCTCGATCTGACGAATCGGTTTCAGCGTATGAAGTGCAGGCGCAGGTGAACCCGACAGATGATAATTTGCCGGGAAGAATCGATTGGACCATCTCGGTGCCGATCTTCCGCAATCCACTTATCATGAAACAGCTGGGATTGGCTATCGGGATTCCGGCGGCCCTGGTGGTGATTTTGCTGCTCTTTCTGACAGGCCGGGATATCTACACCTTCTATGCCATGGGGCTTATCGTCGCGCTTCTCTTCTTTACCTGGCTCTTCATCACGCTGGTTTACCGGGGCAGATACGATGCTGAATTTGTCCTTGATGGAAAAGGGGCACTCTGCCAGACACAATCCGGACAGGCCCAAAAAAACCGGATTGTCAACACACTTGCGGTTCTGTTTGGCTTCCTTTCCGGCAAACCTGCCACGGCCGGCGCGGGGATGCTGGCAGCAGCCAGGCAAAGGGTGCTTCTGAGGTGGGAACGCCTGACAAAAATAAAATACTATCCTCGCAGTCATATCATCTTGCTGCGAAGCGGCCTGATGGAAAATATCGCTCTGTTCTGCACCCGTGACAACTACCCCATGGTCGAGCAATTTGTGCTGGAAAAGACAAAACATTTGAGAACCGATTGA
- a CDS encoding RHS repeat protein — protein sequence MREDRGKQRLGGENPRAITTADAYGRLVETGIDGENKNPQVLKRSMGMMKKEIKITYTYDPLNRLKAVARDGETSKHYGYDPAGNLITISPELSEKNKETLAGKENDNGKEKEPASGTPEMRFAAMEEEYERLNLLAQAGSISLEQFQEGVNQLRFQDVGETWWQMNADGTWLKWDGKAWVKAEPTSE from the coding sequence TTGAGGGAAGACAGGGGGAAACAGAGGCTCGGGGGTGAAAATCCCCGGGCCATTACCACCGCCGATGCCTACGGTAGGTTGGTCGAAACCGGCATCGACGGCGAAAATAAAAACCCGCAGGTTTTGAAAAGGAGCATGGGAATGATGAAAAAGGAAATCAAGATTACCTACACGTATGATCCTTTGAACCGGCTCAAGGCCGTCGCCCGCGACGGAGAAACGAGTAAACATTATGGTTATGATCCGGCCGGCAACCTGATCACCATCTCTCCCGAATTGTCAGAAAAGAACAAGGAAACCCTTGCCGGAAAGGAAAATGATAACGGCAAGGAAAAAGAACCGGCATCTGGCACACCGGAGATGCGCTTCGCGGCCATGGAAGAAGAATACGAACGCCTGAACCTCCTGGCCCAGGCCGGTTCAATATCCCTGGAACAGTTCCAGGAGGGAGTAAATCAGTTGCGCTTTCAGGATGTCGGGGAAACGTGGTGGCAGATGAATGCTGATGGCACCTGGCTGAAATGGGATGGCAAGGCATGGGTAAAGGCTGAACCGACCTCTGAATAG
- a CDS encoding gamma-glutamylcyclotransferase: MYYFAYGSNLYREQMKNRCPDSIPVTKARLEGYRLNFNRVADVLEDEGSEVWGALYSVSQKDIESLDLYEGYPNTYDRLDVVVEDDLGKSHRAFIYVMTTKGCGEPSTEYYQIIEKGYRDWGLNSQPLLQALKESCKR, encoded by the coding sequence GTGTATTACTTTGCTTACGGCAGCAATCTCTATCGGGAGCAGATGAAAAATCGTTGTCCAGATTCTATACCGGTGACCAAGGCCAGGCTTGAAGGTTATCGGCTGAACTTCAATCGGGTGGCCGACGTCCTGGAAGACGAAGGTTCGGAAGTTTGGGGTGCGCTTTATTCCGTTTCTCAAAAGGACATTGAATCTCTTGATCTCTACGAAGGGTATCCCAACACCTACGACAGGTTGGATGTGGTGGTAGAAGATGACCTCGGTAAATCCCACCGGGCGTTTATTTATGTGATGACTACCAAGGGGTGTGGGGAACCGAGCACGGAATACTACCAGATTATAGAGAAGGGTTATCGGGATTGGGGGCTGAATTCCCAGCCGTTGCTCCAGGCTTTAAAGGAAAGCTGTAAAAGGTGA
- a CDS encoding MGMT family protein: MWLLPAGKGRFHAAMNLEEMINFLETETLCFTASTIGLKSLSLKRKPGFHCIDLKAFDEKQARGHIEKLIIKETRNFLMTGKHEMPLDLTSFTKFQQDVFEIVGSLEPGQITTYKGIADMLGKPGAAQAVGNAIARNPVSYFLPTYRVLPRRGLGICRSGAGYLREKLLTREGHDLSRLRGNYVCSRKKCCQE, translated from the coding sequence ATGTGGCTGTTACCTGCCGGGAAAGGAAGATTTCATGCGGCGATGAACTTGGAAGAAATGATCAATTTTCTGGAGACGGAAACTCTCTGTTTCACGGCTTCCACTATCGGTTTAAAAAGTCTATCTTTGAAAAGGAAACCTGGTTTTCATTGTATAGATTTGAAGGCTTTCGATGAAAAACAAGCTCGGGGCCATATTGAAAAATTAATTATAAAGGAAACCCGCAACTTTTTGATGACAGGCAAGCATGAGATGCCCCTTGACCTGACATCTTTTACAAAGTTCCAGCAAGACGTTTTTGAAATCGTTGGTAGTTTGGAGCCCGGGCAGATCACCACCTACAAAGGTATTGCCGACATGCTTGGAAAGCCCGGGGCAGCTCAGGCAGTGGGGAATGCCATTGCCCGGAACCCTGTTTCTTACTTTTTGCCTACCTACAGGGTCCTTCCACGAAGGGGCCTGGGGATATGCAGAAGCGGGGCGGGTTATTTGAGGGAAAAACTGTTGACCCGGGAAGGGCACGACCTATCCAGATTGCGGGGAAATTATGTTTGCTCCAGAAAAAAATGTTGCCAGGAATAA